In Paludibaculum fermentans, the genomic stretch CCTGAAATACTGCTGATCGAGTATACAGCAGAGTTTCGCGGGAGGCTTACTTTGCTGGGACGGGGAGATCCGCGGGGCATGGAGAGACGTTGAGGTACTGCTTGCACTCGTCCGTGGTGAGGGAGCGCCGGATGTAGTGTCGCGCGAGATCCAGCAGGTCATCGTAGGTGGCCGCGTAGGTTCGGATGAACCCGTCGGCGCCGCTGGAGGCGATGATCCGGCCGTCCGGCCGATAGGCTACGCGGTTGGCGCCGCCGGCATGCGCGGAGTAGCGGAGGAGTTCCGTGCTGGTGGCCATGTTCCAGACCCGGACCGTGCCGTCCTGGCCGCTGGTCGCCATCTCTTCGAGCTTCGGGCGGCAGGCGACGCCATAGACCGGGCCGGTGTGGCCACGCATCGTGAGGGAGCCGGACTTGCGCTCCACGTCCGCCACTCCCGAGGCATCGGCGACGGCGACCCAATTGCCGGAGGTCCCGCCAAAGGAGATGTCCAGCAGGGCGCCCGGCTTGGGACCGATATCCCGATCCGCCATGCCGGAACGGATGGCCGTCAGCAGAAGGTGATGGTCCATGCCGGCGCTGGCGATGAAGCTGCCGTCGGGCGAGAAGCGGACGGCGACCGCACGGTCCTTGTGGGTGGCGATGAGTTGCGGGGTGTTCTTCTGAATGGGCAGATCGACCCGGTAGATATTGCCGTCGGAGAGCGCCACGGCCAAGGACTTGCCGTCAGGGGCGAAGTCCACCGCCCAGACGCTTTTGGAGAAGCTGTGCCCATCGTAGTTCTTGCCGGAAGCCGTCCAGAGATTGAGGAGGCCATCCAGGCTGACGCTGGCGATGTTCTTCCCATTCGGGCTGATGGCGACGCCCCACACCTGTTTGGAAGGGGGCACATTCTTCCAGTCGCCAATGACAACGCCCTTGGCGACGTCGACGATTTTGACGGAACCGTCACCGGAGCCGGCGATCAGGCGTCCGCCGTCGGGCGAGAAGGCGATGCCGTAGAGCGCCTGCGACGAGGCGCGGATGTGTTTGAGCGGAGTGTCGAGGTCCCAGACGCGGATCTCGCCGGTCCGGCTGACCGTGACGGGCGCGCCGGACTGGTCCCAACCCACCGCGAGCGCCGCCCCGGCGGAACCAGGCAAGCGGGTGACGAGATCGAGATTGGTGCGATCCAGCAGGGCGGCGGTGCCGTCGTCCAAGCCCACCAGAAGCTGGGTAGCCCCGGCGTTCCAGCGCACGCGGGTGACGGCGGAACTGCCGACGCGGACGGAGCGTTGCGGCGAGAGCGGGTAGGCGCTGGCCGTTGCGGCCGTCACTGCCACCGAGCCGGCCTGGCTCCCCTTCGCGAGCAAGCCATTCATGACATCGGAGTCGAAGGGCAAGGCGGCGGCGCCAGAGTAGGGGGCGGTCTTGCCGTCGGGGGCCACCAGGGTGCGGACCGAGCCGCGGCTCACGACGACGAAGCCTTGCGGCTCGATGGCGATGTCAGTGGCGTCGGCTACGCGTGCCAGCTTCACAGACTTCTTGTCCGGGCTCCAGGCGATCACATCGCCCTTCTCGGTCAAGGCAGCCAGCGTGCCGCCACTGACCGCGGCACTGACAATCGGCCCAAGGTTGGCCACCACCGTGGGGCGCGGGGTGGCGAGGACATCGCCCAGGATGCGCGAGACGTCGGTGTGATCGGCCGCGCCGTTGGAGACCTGTACGGCGGCAAGGGTCAGGAGCGCGGCGCGCTCAGAGTCCACCAGGGAGAGGAGAGTCGCGGTGTCGAGGATCGGCTTCACTTCGACGGTGCGCGTGAGGGTTGAGTTGGATTCGGTGAGGGCGGAGTTTGACCGGAACAGCAGGAGCGCGGCGATAAAGGCGAAGACCACCAGGACGGAGGCGAGTTTGAGAAGGAGCCCGCTGCGGCTGCGGGCCCGTTGGATTTCGGCCGCACATTCGGCTCGATAGCGCTCGGCCCAGGCGGTGAGGAACGGCGCGTACATGTCGTGGTAGAGCTCAAACCAGACAGCGCCGCCGGGAGCGGGGGTACGCCGGAGGATGCGGACATTGCTGAGGGCGGAGAGCGCGGTGTCGAGCTTCTGCTTGTCCAGTTTGAGGTGCTCCGCCAGGCTGTTCAGCTCATAGGCCATCTTGGCGCCCTGGCGGGTGATGAGGAAGCCGAAGGCGCTGGAGATGACTTCCTTTGCCTGTTTGGGCAGAGGGTCCAGGTTCACCTTGCAGTAGTCGCGCAGCGCGTTGGAGGCTCCGCCCGGCTCGTATTGGCGCGGGAAACCGCTTTCCTCAGTGGGTGGACTTTCCTCCCACAAGTGGCGGCAGGCGATCTGGAGGTAAGGCGGGGAGACGAACTCGCGGGAACGGTAGGCAGTGCCGGGCATACCGGGGGTTGCGGCGCGCAGCAGGTCTTCAATGAGTTCGGGCAGCAGCGCGGATTTACCCACGCCGGCGGAGCGTGTGGTGGCCTCGATGATCTCTTTCGCCTGACGGCGATTGGGCGCCTTGAGGCGATAGTAGTTGCCGAAGAGGTCGGGGGCCTTGTTATCGAAGGCGCTGAGCTCGCCGAGGAACTCCTCGCGCATGGCGAAGATGACGCGGGCCTCGACGGTCTCCGAGTTGATGAGTTCGCAGAGGCCGGCCACGAACTGGTCGAACTCGGGCGTGTCGCGATGGTTCTGGAAGACCTCCTCGAACTGATCGAGGATGAAGAGAGTGCCGCTCAGTTGCTGGTGCGCAGTGGGCAACATGCCGAGCAGAGAAGCGCCCTCCGGGCACTGGAAGCCCTGTGCCGCCCAGGCCTTGCGGAGCGCTTCGCGCAGGCAGGAGAGCGGGTCGCCGGTGCTCCAGGCGGAGTGGGAGCAGATGCAGTAGCGGCGCTCGAGTTCGGGCGCGACCTTGGCGTTGAGGAAGGAGGTCTTCCCGACGCCGGAGCCGGAGAAGAGCAAGGTGGTGCGGCGCGAGAAGATGCGGGCGAGGATGACGGTGAGGTCGTCGTCGCGGCCGAAGAGCACCTCGCGGTCGTCGCGGGTATAAGAGGAGAGGCCTCGAAAGGGATTGGGGCCTACCATAGCGATGGGGTATCGGACCAGGCCGCGGGCTCCGCCCGACGCTTGATCTCGGCGGCGAACTTCACGAGATCGGCGACGCAGACGTTGATGGTGGGCTGGGACAGGTATTGGGACTCGAAGTCGTTCACCCAACTGACGACGGCGTAGTCCCGGACATCCTTGGTGAGGGCGCGCTGGTCGATGATGGTGCGGTACATGGCGCGCACGTTCCAATCGGAGAAGCTGTAGCCGAGGAAGAGGAAGCCGGTATTGGCCTGGCCCTCGTTCTGCATGAGGCGGGTGACGGCGGCGGGGATGACGCCATCGCCGGATTCACCCTGGCGCTTGAGGAAGGCGATGTAGTCTTCGTCGGAGAGGATGATGCTGTCGTCGGTAGTGCCGGCCGGGGGGAAGAGGCAGCCGTGCATCTTATAGATGACGGCCACGGGCTTGCGCGACGAGACCGGCGGCAGTGTGAAAAGGGCGGGCTGCTTGCCTTTCAGGCCCTGCTGGAGATCCTCGAAGTCCTCATTGGAGAAGCCGAACCAGGCCTGGAGGCTGGCGCTGGGGCGGACGGTGACGTGGTGTTGTTTGCGGCCGACCGTCAGCACGACATAGGGGACCTTGGCGGCATCGAAGGCCAGTTCGATGAGCTGGTCGTAGTTGGTGGTGATGACGAGGTAGTCGCGTTTGGTATTGCGCAGGTGGTGGCGGGCCGCGCGGGCGATGAGGTCCTGGGACGGCAGCGGATGGGTCTTGCCGGCGAAGAGCGATTCGAGATCCTTGCGGTGGGGATCGCGGCCGCGCACGAACTCGTGGTAGCTGGAGACGGGGAGCAGCGAGTAGGGCCAGGAGCCGTGGTAGCTGACATTGGCGGCGAGGGCGTTGGCGAGTTCGCGAGCCGAGGGCGGGTAGGGTTTCTGCCCGGCGATCTCCATCCAGTCGGGTTCGTGGTCCTCATAGTTCTGGAGATCGAAGGCCTGCCGGATGCCCTGTTTCAGGTGCTCGAGGCCGGCGCCGGAGAGACCCCAGCGGGTGGCGAGTTCGTCGATTTCCGAATCGGCAGGATAGTTCGGCACCGGCACGGTGGACGGTGGAGCCCCGGCGATGGAGGCACCGGCGCCGAGGAACGGGATGAGCGCCTGGTTCCCGGCCAGCACGTCCGCACCGAGAGACGCATACGGAATGGAGGGGAGGACAGGCATCCAGTTAGTGCCTCACATTCTACAGCAGAAACCCGGGAGCTCCACCATAGTTTTGCGCGGGCGAAGAGGCGGCGATGGCGGGGGCCGAGTCTCCAGACGGCTCTCGCCGCGGCGCTGCCTGCGCGCCGCGGCGAGAGAGGAGTTCCAGCAGCTTCGTTCCCGATCGTGGGCAGCGGCGGTCTATTGCCGGACGAACTCGACGCGGCGGTTCTGAGAGCGGCCCTGTGGGGTGTCGTTGGTCTCGAGCGGCTTGGTCGAGCCCATTCCGGCGGTGGTGAGACGCGCGGCATCGATGCCGAACTGCGCGGAGAGCACGGTTTTGACGGCTTCGGCGCGACGGCGGGAGAGCTCGAGGTTCTGGCCCGCGTTGCCGACGGAATCGGTATGGCCCTCGATGCAGAGCCTCAGATTTGGGTTTGTTTCGAGCCCCTTGGCTATGGTCTGGATGACCGCGGCGGATTCGGGTTTCAGCCGGTCGCTGCCGGTATCGAAGAGGATGCCGTGGGTGACGTAGCGGCCGGAGGCACTGATCATCTGGCTGAAGTCCGGCGCGGATTCGGCGAAGCGGATCATGCGGTAGCCGATGGACTGGCCGGGAAACGTGGTGCTATTTCCGAAGTCGACCCTGGTGACGGGTGGCAGGTCGATCTGGTTGAAGTCGAGCTGTTTCTCTCCATTCACGAAGATCCGCATGCGGCCGTTTTGGACCCAGAGGGCGAAGCGGACCACATTGTTCCAACTCATGGGCAGGCGCTTGCGGCCCAGTTCCTGATAGGGGGCACGCATAGAGGCGACGAGGTCCATCTGGGTCGCTTCCGCGTAGGTAACGAACTGGAAGACCTCTTTGGCATTGGAAAAGAGGCTGAGCACGATGATGGCGCGTTTCACTCCGTCGAATTTGAGATCGGCTTCGTAGGTGAAGTTCTTGGGGAGCGACGTGAGATTGGGCGTGAGGGTACCGTTGGCGGTGACGAGCAATTGACGGACGGCGCCGGCGGCCTGCAGGTCGGGTGCGGCTCCGCGGACCTTGAAGTGGGGGGGCGCGTCGCCGGGGCTCATATCCGTGAAGTCGTCGTAGAAGAGGGTCTTCTCGCCAGGCACGAAGGCCGGGGCGAGGGACTTGAACTCCGGCTGCGCGGTTTCACCTGGCGCGGCGGCCGGCTGCGGCGGGGTGGATTGCGGAGGTCCCGGCTGGGCCGGTAGCGGTGCGGGCGCCGCGCTGGCGGTGGTGACGGGCTGCGCGGCCACCGGAGGCGCCGGCGCGTTGACGGGCGTGGGCTGGGCGGCGGCCAAAGTCGAGAGCGGCGCACCGCTACGCGCATTGGCTTCGATCAGGAGGCGGCTGCCCGGGGCGAAGCGAATGTTTGGGGCGTCGGCAGCGATCTGCACCATGGCGATGGAGGCTCCGGCACCGATGACGGAACCGATGGCCGCGCCTTTGCCGCCTCCGGCGATGCCACCGATCATGGCGCCGAGACCGGTTCCACCGGCGGCTTTGGCGACATTGCCGGAGGCGCGGCGTACGATGCGGCCTTCCTCATCGACGTCCTGCCGGCCTTTGGAGTTGATGGCGGATTTGAATTGAGAGCTGATGGGGATGGTGGAGCCGGCGTGGCGGAGCGTGTCGAACGTGAACGAGAAGACCGACTTGCCCCCCAGCTTGGCGCCGGAGCGGGATTCGGTGATCCGCCCTTCCAGGACGTCGCCCTGGAGTTGCGGCGGCGAGATGACACGGCCGGAGATCAGATCCCCTTTCCGGCTGGTGTCGGTGCCGATCTGGTTCATGAGTTCGACCTGAATATCCAGAGATTGGGCCTGGATGAAGCCGGTGACGAGCAACATCGAGGCGAGCCAAGGGAATGGAAGTTTCATCGCGATCCTCCTCCGAAGATGCGGCCTTGCTGGGCACTACAGAGAGCTATATCACAAATTGCCTATAAGGGCCCGTTTATCTCATTTCTACTTGAGAACCTGTGGATGAACTGAGTTGGAGTGGGATTCGGCTTCGTTTCGCCGTTGCACGGGGGCCGCTGGAGCCGGTGGCCGCGGTACGGGGACGCCCCGGGTTGGAGATAGGGGTGTGGTTTTCAAAGAGCTTGGCCGGATGGGTGCCGGCTGGGGGCGCGACTGGCGGCAGAGGTCGTCAGCGGCTTTGTTTCGTCGATGCGCGGCGAGGTTGCCTAGACGCGGTGCTCAGCGCTTGGAAACGTTGTAGAAGTCGGCCGGCAGTCCTTCTGCGCCGGCGAGGTTGGCTTCGTTTCGCGGAACGCGGATGGGCTGGAGGTCGGCGAGCGGGTCCTGGTTGTCGGGGTGGTTCGTGTCGATGCCGGTGGTGAGGTGTTCGAGCGCGCGGCGCGGGCGGCCAAAGCCTTCGTAGAAGAAGAGTTCGTCGGTGTTGCTGGTCAGGCGGGTGACTTCGGCCAGGGGGACATTCTCGCGGACGGCTTTGACGACATCGGGGTGTTGCTGGTTGAGGGCGGCACGCTCGGTTTGGAGTTTGCTGAGTTCCTTGATGGCGCGATAGAGGCCGCGTTCGAGGTCGCGGCGGTAGCGGGCATAGCGGTCGAGCTGGCCGTCGTGGGTGTTGGTTTCCGCCAATGGGTCCGTTTCGGCAAGGATCAAACATTCGAAGGATTCGATGCGGCGGAGGTTCCAGGTGTGGGTGAGGATGCGGTGGAAGATCTCTTCTTCGAGGCAGTTCGCGGGCCGGGTGTCGAGGCGCAGGGACGCTTCGAGTGCTGTGAAACTGGCGCGGTCTTCGGGCGTGATGGTGAGGTGCTGGGCGGTGAAGCCGTGGCGGCGGGCGTTCTGGGATGACCGGGTCTTGCCTTCGATGGAGACGGGTCCGGTGGACTGTTTCGCGTTGGCCTGGTTGGCGGTGATCTGAGCTGCGGTAGCCATGATGTCAAACTCCTTGTTCCATAAAAAATGCCGGCACAATGGCCGGCGCGATTCCAGGGTAAGGGGGGTGTCAAGGGGAAAGGGGCTGATTTGGGGAGGGCCATGTTGAAAAGAAACGGAAAAAAGAGTTCCGGATGCGGTGATGAAGCAAACCTCAATGTGGGAATTGGGGGAGAAGTGGGGTCGAGGCGACGGGCTTGGCGCGGACGAGGGCTTTCACGGGAAGATCGGGACTGGTCTTCGCGGGGCGCTTCCGGGCGCTTTGTGGGGAGATGCCCGGTGGGAAGGCGCCGCTGAGCACGGCCGATGCTGTGACTTGAAAATCGGGGACAGGTGCACCCGCCCCACCAGGGTTTCCGCCCTTCTGATTGCAGACTGTCAGGTACCGTTTGTGGGATATGGCGAGGGGTTGGAACTTCTGGGTGGTCTGGGGCCAACTTTTTGGGCTCGGTGCCTCGCGGCCGGCCGATCGGCGGAGGGGAACCGGCGCCATTCGGCCAGTTCCAGGGTGATTTGCCCCAATTGGAAACAGTATTTTGGTGATTCGCGGTGGGACAGGTCAGGCTGTAGTGCACGCTGTAGTGCGCCCCTCCCGCTCCGGCACAGCGATAAAATGTACGCGATTGCTCATCAGGCAATACGCCAGAATCCGCACCCCGGCCCACTCCAGATTCTCGACAATCAATCGCAGATACAGCTTCCGATCGGCAATCGTGAAAAACACATCCTCGCGGTTAGTCCCCCGCTGGGTGATATGGTAGGGAAGCCCTGGGACTACCACTCTCGCATTTCGTGGCATCACTCATAAGGTCCGTTACTCTCCGAAAAACTCTCAAAGGGACACCCCGGGCTGACAGAATTCGATGGCACGCGTTCAGGCTGTCCCGGGCGCTCCATGGAGCAGCTCGATTGAGCGGGGTTGGAGGGCTGTAGCCCTATGACAGTGAACGGCTTAGATCGGGTGGCGGGATGGGGGGGGCACGGGTTCTCCGATTCTTCCTGACGCGAATGATAGAATGAGGCGTTCCTTCTCATGTCTGCCGCCCGAGTCTCCCAGTATTTGGAAAAGGTCCTGGCAACCTCCCTGTTCCGGCGCGCCGATCGGCAAAGCCGGTTTCTGCGCCATATAGTGGAACAAAGCGCGCTTGGCGACGAACAATCCCTCAAAGAATACGCCATCGGAATAGCCGTCTACGGCCGTCCCGCCGACTACGATCCGCGTGCGGATCCCATCGTCCGGGTGGAGGCCTCGCGGTTGCGCGCCCGCTTGCGCGAATATTACGAGTCGGAAGGAACGGCAGACGCGATTCGTTTCGAGATTCCCAAAGGAACCTACGGTGTCCGCGTGATCGAGGAGGAAACCGCCCCGGCGGTTCGCGAACCGGCCTCCGCCCCATTTAGCGTTCCCGCGGCGCGCGCGCCCCTCTGGATCGCCGCTGCGGCGACCGGTTTAGTGGTAATGGTTGCGTGCGTTTTGGCGTTCGTCTGGCAACAGCGACGGCAGGCCGGCGCGATTCGCTCGCTAGTGGTCCTACCATTCGCCGACCTTTCTGAAAATAGAGATCTGGAATACCTGGGCGCGGGCCTTTCGGAACAGATCATCGACCAACTGGTTCGCATACCTGGATTGCGTGTGCTGGGCCAGTCTTCGCAGTCGCCCCGCCAGTCTCTCCCGGCCGATCCTGAAAAGGTGGCGCGCGAGTTGGGTGCTTCCGCCGTGCTGGAAGGCAGTGTGCGAAGCGATGGACCCCGGATTCGGATTACCGCCCGGCTGCGCGACGCGGCCGACGGACAAGCGCTTTGGTCGGATGTGTTCGAGGGCGACCGGCACGCTTTGTTCCTGCTGCAGGACCGGATTGCGGCCGCACTCTCGCAACGGCTGCAGGTGCAACTAGCCGTTGAAAGGGAAGACCCTAGCCTGCGCCGCGCTCCCCAGCGGATGCTCGCCTATGAGCATACCCTGCGCGCCAGCGAAGTCTTTACCCGAGGCGAAGGCGCCAAAATGCCCGATATGCTGGCGGAAGCTGAAGCCGCCGTCCAGGCGGACCCTACGTATGCCGATGGCCGCGCCATGCTGGCCCAGGCTTACGCCACGACTGGCCATCGCGATCGCGCCGAGGCCGAGGCGCACGAGGCAATCCGTCTGGACCCCGGATCCGGCCGCGGATACGGCGCGCTGCTGCGTGTCTACCGCGACTACGACTTGAACTGGAGGGCCGCTCAAGCCACTTGCGGGCGAGCTCTCAGGGAACTCCCCAACTCCGCGCCGCTGCTACGCTCCTGCTCGATCATCGAATCGATGGTGGGCGACTACCATGTCGCGCTCCGTATGGCGCGCCGCTCGGTGGATCTGGATCCGCTTTCGCCCGACCACCACAGTGATCTGGGCCTTCTGCTGCATCGTGTGGGGTACTTTCAGGAGGCGGCTGTGGAACTGCAGCGGGCCTGTGATCTGGCGCCGCGGGCGGTACGTTACAGGCGTTACCTGGCTCTCATGGTGTACCAGAAGGGGGATCCGGCCGGCGCCCTCAAGGTTGTCGAAGAGGGCCGCAAACTGGGCGGCGGACCGCTGGAATGGAACCCCGTCGCCGGTTACCTGCTGGGGAGGACGGGCCGGAAGGCGGAAGCCATCGCGCTGCGCGATGAGCTCGATGGCCTGCTGAGACAACCGGCCACGGCGGCGGCCCTGATCGAACTGGGCCTGGGAAATTATGACGCGGCGCTGACGCGTTTCGAACGGGCGCCGGCGGATGACCGCGGTTCAGTGGCGGTGATGCTGTGTCATTACCATTGCCGTGTCCTGGCCGGCAATCCGCGGTATGGGAAGCTGAGGACCAGCTTGGGGCTGCCCCCCATTCAACCCCTTCTGCAGCCCGGCGAGTAGCTCGTAACCTCTAAGTAACCGGCTGAAGGCAAAGGGGAAATGCACGTATCCAGGTAGTTACCGGAAACTTGCTTCCACAATCCAGCCTGCGCGCTGCATGATTGACACTCGGGCCTTTCCCCGCGATTCGGCGGACGCCTAATGTCACCAAGGAGGGAATCTCCACCCATGCAAAATACCACCCAAAGACTCAAATTCGGCCTCGGCCTCGCCCTTGCACTCGGGCTTGCGGGCACCGCCCACGCGCAGTACTCTTCCCCGGTTCGCGAAGTTACCAATCCGGTAAACACCCTGGTAGCGGCACGATGCTCCCTGAATTGGACCTCTGGACAGACAGGGAACAGAAGCTGCGGACAGCAGATCGGAGAAATCGATAAGCGAGTCATCCTCAACACGGTTACAGTGCAATGCGAAGGCGCCAGCGGCGCCAAGTTCGTCAAAGCGCGCCTGGACTTTTCGATACCGCCCGAAGGCTCCGATCAAACCGGCCTCTACTTTCCTCTTACCAAGAGCGACGAGGCACCGTCGGACGATCTTCCCGCCGCCGCGAGCACGGTAGTGACCGGCCTGATGCTGGACCTGAAGCCGCCATTCTCAGCTACCAAGCCGTATCTGACGTTCGTCGCCTATAAGGAAGGTAGCGGGGCCGGCCGCTGCAATGCGATCTTCTATGGCAATGTGCAGCCGAAGTAAGCGTAGCTCACCATGAAGACACTGATTCTGCTGCTGGGCGGGGCACTCACCACCTGGGCCGGCCCCCTTCTCTACACCATCGGGGCCGATGCCAACGGAGTCCCGAACCAACTCACGATGCTGGACGTGGCGGCGCAAACAGTCACGCCGCTGGCGACTCTGGGAATCGGCAATACCAGCTTTGCCGGAGGGCTGGTGTTTGTCACGGTCAACGGACCCCTGCTATCGTTTATCGGCGTGGAGTCGGACAGCCTGGGGGACGCCAGTCTGCGCGGCTTCTATTCGGACGGTACATTCGGCAGCCCGCAGACCCCGATCGGCGCCGGCCAGTTTGGCGGCATCGTGTACGACGGGACTACCAGCATCGTGCGCAACGATCTTCTGGGTGCGTCCACCCTGGAATCCGTGCCGCCGGCCAGCCTGGTGAGTCTCGGCTTCGGATTCAACGGCGGCGCGACGGACTCACCGGGGGGACTCTATCTACTGGGGAACGATTCCTTCGGGGTCTCCTCGCTCTACTGGTTCGACCCGAGTACCCAGACCGCCATCGCGCAACCGATCGCACTGGGCAGCGGGTTCTATGGCGGACTTGCGTGGGATTCGGGTAGCTCCCGCCTCTACGCGATCCAAAATGATGGAAGGGGGGGCTCGGCGCTGTGGAGCTTTCTGGCCTCCGACAGTTCTCCCACATTCGAATACGAATTGGGTGGCCCTTACGGTTTCGCCGCTCTCACAGCAGGCCCAGCCTCCCCGGCGGCGCCTGGCCCGAGTGAGGTACCGGAGCCGTCCTCCCTGTTGCTTTGTGCCACCGCATTGGCAGCAGCGCTCGTGATCCGCCGCAAGTAAGCAGTACGGTGGGGCCGCCGATGGCTCGGCGGCCCCACAATTCAATCTGCCTCCATCATGCGCGAAACCAGCGTATACAACTGGATCCAGTCTTCCTTCGCCTCTTCGGTGAATTCGTCGCCTAACTCCTGCTCCAGAGTCCAAATCAGCGCCGAGCCCACCACCGCGTAGTGGTCCGCCACCGCCCCGTAGCTTTTGTGTCTGCGTCCCAATTCCCGCAACACCGGCACCAGTTCGTGCAGCCGATCCAGGCTTGCCACCAGGAGCTTTAACGTCTGGAACAGTTTGCCCGCTTGCGGCCCCATCGCGGCAGGAAACATCGGCCGCACCTGTGGGGCCAGTTCGAACAGACGCGCGTAGAACTTGGCGCCCGCCTGTTCGGGCGATAGCTTCACCTTGGCGAACGTGCCGCGGAGCACCTCGATTTCGCGGGCCGGCCGCTCGACCAGGTGGCTCCGTGGAGGATCTAGACCATGCGCAACAGGGGCCTCTCGCCTCATCGGGTGCCCATCTTCCTCGTCTCTTTGATCTTCCTGTGTCACCGGGCACCCGCAGGTCGTTGAATGGTGCTGAGGGCCGTTGGAATTGCGACGGGCCTCCGGCAATGCCGGAGGGAATGCTGGGGGAGCAGTTTGCGGTGTTGGGACTTCGCCTTGAGCAGCTTCCGTTGGCAGGGGGCGGTCTACCCGCATCCCGTTTGGGTTGCGCCGGGCCGGCGGCGGCGCTCACCCACTGTCCAATTCGAGACAGAGATGAGCATCCTCATCCGGAGTTAACGCCGCCGTGAGGAAGGTGGTCTTCGCTTCGCCTTCGATGGGGCGGAATCCTGAACGGGCTGAATCCGTGGGCGTTGCCCATCGTGGGGCAGGCATCCTCGAGCGTCTGCTGTCAGATCTGATGGCCCTTGGTGTTGCTTCTGTGCGGGTATGTCGAGAGCCGAGCTCTTCTGCTCTTGATCTTCACATCTTGACAATCAAGAGGAAGCGCGATACGGTGAGGTTGCCGGGCTCTGGTTCCCCTTATGGCCTCACCGCACACTCACATCCTTCCGGAGAAGCTGGACTTGCCCACTTTCCCGACTTACAGCTTGGCGTCCCTGGCTGTGTTTCCGAATGCTCGCATACGTAAGGCGGGGGAATAACTCATGTCCCTTTGGCGGCAGTTGACTCGCGGGTTGCGGGCTTTGGGGCGACGGCGGGCGGTGGAGCAGGAGATTGAGGCCGAGGTGGAGCATTTCCTCGACGAGGCTACGCAGGAGCATGTGCGGCGCGGGTTGTCCCTGGAAGACGCACGGCGGGCGGCTTCCGTTGAGATGGGCAGCCGGACGGCCGTGGTGGAAGAGGTGCGTGAGTACGGGTGGGAGAACCGGATCGAAATGCTGGCTGGCGATGTGCGGTATGCACTGCGGCGGCTGCGGGGCAATCCGGGTTTCACTGTTGTTAGCGTGCTGATGCTGGCGCTCGGGATTGGGGCTAGCGCGACGATCTTCAGCGTGATCGACGGCGTGCTGCTGAAACCGTTGCCCTATCCGGAGGCGGAGCGGCTGGTGGCGTTGCGGCACACGGCTCCGGGGCTCAACATCCCGGATATGAATCTGGCGGTCTCACTGTTCCTGACCTATCGCGAGGAGAATCGCGCGTTTCAGGATCTGGGTATGTATGCGGCGACCTCGTGGACGGTGACCGGGCTGGGCACACCGGAAGAGGTGCCCGGGCTGGTGGTGACACAGGGGTTTCTGTCCACGCTGGAGGCCCGTCCGGCAATGGGTCGCGGCTTCACGCGAGAAGACGAAGACCCGGCGCACGAACAGACCGTGATGCTTTCGGACGGGTACTGGCAATCAAGGTTTGGCGGAGACAGGGCCGTGTTAGGGCGGCGCATTGTGTTGGATGGTA encodes the following:
- a CDS encoding tetratricopeptide repeat protein gives rise to the protein MSAARVSQYLEKVLATSLFRRADRQSRFLRHIVEQSALGDEQSLKEYAIGIAVYGRPADYDPRADPIVRVEASRLRARLREYYESEGTADAIRFEIPKGTYGVRVIEEETAPAVREPASAPFSVPAARAPLWIAAAATGLVVMVACVLAFVWQQRRQAGAIRSLVVLPFADLSENRDLEYLGAGLSEQIIDQLVRIPGLRVLGQSSQSPRQSLPADPEKVARELGASAVLEGSVRSDGPRIRITARLRDAADGQALWSDVFEGDRHALFLLQDRIAAALSQRLQVQLAVEREDPSLRRAPQRMLAYEHTLRASEVFTRGEGAKMPDMLAEAEAAVQADPTYADGRAMLAQAYATTGHRDRAEAEAHEAIRLDPGSGRGYGALLRVYRDYDLNWRAAQATCGRALRELPNSAPLLRSCSIIESMVGDYHVALRMARRSVDLDPLSPDHHSDLGLLLHRVGYFQEAAVELQRACDLAPRAVRYRRYLALMVYQKGDPAGALKVVEEGRKLGGGPLEWNPVAGYLLGRTGRKAEAIALRDELDGLLRQPATAAALIELGLGNYDAALTRFERAPADDRGSVAVMLCHYHCRVLAGNPRYGKLRTSLGLPPIQPLLQPGE
- a CDS encoding PEP-CTERM sorting domain-containing protein (PEP-CTERM proteins occur, often in large numbers, in the proteomes of bacteria that also encode an exosortase, a predicted intramembrane cysteine proteinase. The presence of a PEP-CTERM domain at a protein's C-terminus predicts cleavage within the sorting domain, followed by covalent anchoring to some some component of the (usually Gram-negative) cell surface. Many PEP-CTERM proteins exhibit an unusual sequence composition that includes large numbers of potential glycosylation sites. Expression of one such protein has been shown restore the ability of a bacterium to form floc, a type of biofilm.), with translation MKTLILLLGGALTTWAGPLLYTIGADANGVPNQLTMLDVAAQTVTPLATLGIGNTSFAGGLVFVTVNGPLLSFIGVESDSLGDASLRGFYSDGTFGSPQTPIGAGQFGGIVYDGTTSIVRNDLLGASTLESVPPASLVSLGFGFNGGATDSPGGLYLLGNDSFGVSSLYWFDPSTQTAIAQPIALGSGFYGGLAWDSGSSRLYAIQNDGRGGSALWSFLASDSSPTFEYELGGPYGFAALTAGPASPAAPGPSEVPEPSSLLLCATALAAALVIRRK
- a CDS encoding globin domain-containing protein → MRREAPVAHGLDPPRSHLVERPAREIEVLRGTFAKVKLSPEQAGAKFYARLFELAPQVRPMFPAAMGPQAGKLFQTLKLLVASLDRLHELVPVLRELGRRHKSYGAVADHYAVVGSALIWTLEQELGDEFTEEAKEDWIQLYTLVSRMMEAD